The bacterium genome includes a window with the following:
- a CDS encoding OmpA family protein, whose amino-acid sequence MKKTPFPHLTFLWGLALFAGPSFALSPQAQQDAYSLGMGQADSAVVGGTHAISLNPAGVARANEPMAQLGLGTQGPDLFLNTSVLYPMTDGTVFALSQFSDFPNQPFSRTTYIGTVAMPLNTARDLFFGLNLKVLSLSDLNGANVMPGSGLGLDLGIAYDLRRPEGTIASFALAIQDLSTEVRFGNSYDLTLPRTFLLGVAYQNIPDTRVEADFQIVDQTLQNTPLHNRLRFGVEHFFEERQFSGRIGYDDPFDADGYFTLGAGYHPAQPFEVTLALTAAPQSGDIGLFSSLVYRFGELFKPTGTVPGSRTEASSTITLGPSEDLTRGATQVGKPISGVPLRKMSIEVDPKVFSPAGRQKTTWVKFPGKTGPGVARWVVLIQGQDERPLRELGGTGSLLPGFLWDGTDDSGQPVPEGRYSIVLRTFNEKNEMLSDDSQTVDILLPRSKFEIALDDPYFSPLLKKRGKKELTLSVNAGGSAAVQGWDFEISDSSTQKVVHQQQGKGKLPKSLKWNGKDLNNHAAQDGKYMALLTAQDLAGNNLKSDALQFTLDSTPPEVALKAENTWLAPSDKTPQKYTLDVADLSGVENWTLVLSDEDDRVVKDFHGSGQPPESETWDGTDANGQTVKPGALVSAVLEATDKAGNKGESDPVEFQVDYRPPSNQEQLTLNLTTLYFNAQSSQLTDYARKDMDKAAGSIKEYMNKSLLVVKGYASSSETGDLLTLSHARAVEVKKYLVKNLGVPESAVFAVGYADKDSTKKGTTPLSEDPDRRVVISLTTLH is encoded by the coding sequence ATGAAAAAGACACCTTTCCCACACCTTACCTTCCTATGGGGCCTCGCCTTGTTCGCCGGGCCCTCATTCGCTTTGTCCCCCCAGGCCCAGCAGGATGCCTACAGCCTAGGCATGGGCCAAGCCGATTCGGCCGTGGTCGGGGGCACCCATGCCATCTCCCTGAACCCCGCCGGGGTCGCCCGTGCCAACGAGCCCATGGCCCAATTGGGGTTGGGCACCCAAGGTCCCGATCTTTTCCTGAACACTTCCGTTCTTTACCCCATGACCGACGGCACGGTCTTCGCTCTCTCCCAGTTCAGCGATTTTCCGAACCAGCCTTTTTCAAGGACCACCTACATCGGGACCGTGGCCATGCCGCTTAATACGGCCCGGGACCTCTTTTTCGGGTTGAACTTGAAGGTGCTTTCCCTCTCCGACCTCAATGGGGCCAATGTGATGCCAGGAAGCGGACTGGGGTTGGACTTGGGGATCGCCTACGATCTTCGAAGGCCCGAAGGGACCATCGCCTCCTTCGCGCTGGCCATCCAGGACCTCAGTACCGAGGTCCGCTTCGGGAACAGTTACGACCTGACCCTGCCCAGGACCTTCCTCTTGGGGGTCGCCTACCAGAACATTCCCGATACCCGCGTGGAGGCCGATTTCCAGATCGTGGACCAGACCCTCCAGAACACTCCCCTGCACAACCGGCTGCGGTTCGGTGTGGAGCATTTCTTCGAGGAAAGGCAATTCTCGGGCCGAATCGGTTATGACGATCCTTTTGATGCGGACGGCTATTTCACTTTGGGGGCCGGTTACCATCCCGCCCAACCTTTTGAAGTGACCTTGGCCTTGACCGCTGCCCCCCAAAGCGGGGACATCGGGCTGTTCTCGTCCCTGGTCTATCGTTTCGGGGAATTGTTCAAACCGACCGGGACCGTGCCGGGATCCCGCACGGAAGCATCCTCCACCATCACTTTGGGGCCTTCGGAGGACCTGACGCGGGGCGCCACTCAGGTCGGCAAGCCGATTTCGGGCGTTCCTTTACGGAAAATGTCCATCGAAGTGGATCCCAAGGTCTTCTCCCCGGCAGGGCGGCAAAAGACCACGTGGGTGAAGTTCCCCGGCAAGACGGGGCCGGGTGTCGCCCGGTGGGTGGTCCTCATCCAGGGGCAGGATGAAAGACCTTTAAGGGAATTGGGAGGCACGGGCAGTTTGCTGCCGGGATTCCTATGGGACGGCACGGATGATTCGGGACAGCCTGTCCCCGAGGGCCGCTATTCCATCGTTCTGAGGACCTTTAACGAGAAAAATGAGATGCTTTCCGATGATTCCCAAACGGTCGATATCCTCCTTCCACGCTCGAAGTTCGAGATCGCCTTGGACGATCCCTATTTTTCCCCGCTCTTGAAGAAAAGAGGAAAGAAGGAACTGACCCTTTCGGTCAACGCGGGCGGTTCTGCCGCGGTCCAGGGCTGGGATTTCGAGATCAGCGATTCCTCGACCCAAAAGGTGGTCCACCAACAGCAGGGCAAAGGGAAGCTCCCCAAGAGCCTGAAATGGAACGGCAAGGACTTGAACAACCACGCCGCCCAGGACGGCAAATACATGGCCCTCCTGACGGCCCAAGACCTGGCGGGGAACAACCTCAAGAGCGACGCGCTCCAATTCACGCTGGATTCCACGCCGCCCGAGGTCGCTTTGAAGGCGGAGAATACCTGGCTGGCTCCGTCGGACAAGACGCCGCAAAAATACACCTTGGATGTCGCCGACCTTTCGGGCGTCGAAAATTGGACGCTCGTTCTGAGCGACGAGGACGACAGGGTGGTCAAGGATTTCCATGGAAGCGGGCAACCGCCCGAGAGCGAGACCTGGGACGGGACCGATGCGAACGGCCAAACGGTCAAACCCGGGGCCTTGGTGAGCGCGGTGCTGGAAGCGACGGACAAGGCGGGGAACAAGGGTGAGAGCGATCCGGTGGAATTTCAAGTGGACTATCGCCCCCCTTCCAACCAGGAGCAACTGACGCTGAACCTGACGACCCTCTATTTCAACGCCCAAAGCTCCCAACTGACCGATTACGCCCGAAAGGACATGGACAAAGCGGCCGGTTCCATCAAGGAATACATGAACAAGAGCCTGTTGGTGGTGAAAGGCTACGCATCCTCCTCGGAGACCGGGGATCTTTTGACCCTGTCCCACGCCCGCGCGGTGGAGGTAAAGAAATACCTGGTGAAGAACCTGGGTGTCCCGGAGTCCGCCGTTTTCGCGGTGGGGTACGCCGATAAGGATTCCACCAAGAAGGGGACGACGCCCCTTTCCGAGGACCCGGACCGCCGGGTCGTGATCTCCCTGACGACCTTGCACTGA
- a CDS encoding sugar ABC transporter substrate-binding protein has product MKNVLLILLAAGLFFGLSQFFIQQNHRPPDGQVHLTLWNMPPKSLPLDRQLWEEEVQRFEKENPGIAVEGVEREYQPEEFITVMAGGKGPDLVKVWAGAIQTLASLGFLEPIDSYMQNWSQQDFMPPTMWQSTQVGSHLYGVPSDTNFLFLFYRKDLFTEAGIPADQPPANWADLQADARKLTHRNAGQYGLGLIPKTWYFQDFVWQAGGEMIRMENGKPRAAFAEAPAVLALQFWKDLRFKDNVLQPDVLIQEPELLHLFALGKVAMMFGVANQLPPLISRYKIDPKTIGIAPLPAGPAGKAAHLGGNVYVINSTADEDRKKAAWKWIEFDLSPVNQLWKWTRMRELGMVIFPGAFSPSAQVNNLPEFQMVADSMNMAKFEPHVNGWPQVRDLLDSDPLQNILLDPEADPRALLLSFARQADRDIFAKVPATP; this is encoded by the coding sequence ATGAAGAACGTCCTTCTGATCCTCCTTGCCGCCGGTCTTTTCTTCGGTCTGAGCCAATTTTTCATCCAACAGAACCACCGGCCCCCTGACGGGCAGGTCCACCTGACCCTCTGGAACATGCCCCCCAAGTCCCTGCCCTTGGACCGGCAGCTTTGGGAGGAGGAGGTCCAAAGGTTCGAGAAAGAGAATCCGGGGATCGCGGTCGAGGGGGTCGAGCGGGAATACCAGCCCGAGGAATTCATCACCGTCATGGCGGGCGGGAAGGGTCCGGACCTGGTGAAGGTCTGGGCGGGCGCCATCCAGACCCTGGCCTCCCTGGGGTTCCTGGAGCCCATCGACAGCTATATGCAGAATTGGTCCCAGCAGGATTTCATGCCCCCCACCATGTGGCAAAGCACCCAGGTGGGAAGCCATCTTTATGGGGTCCCCTCGGACACCAACTTCCTTTTTCTTTTCTACCGTAAGGACCTTTTCACCGAAGCCGGCATCCCTGCGGACCAGCCTCCTGCGAACTGGGCCGACCTGCAGGCCGATGCACGCAAACTGACCCACCGTAACGCCGGCCAATATGGATTGGGGCTCATCCCGAAGACCTGGTATTTCCAGGACTTCGTCTGGCAGGCGGGCGGGGAGATGATCCGCATGGAGAACGGGAAGCCGCGGGCGGCCTTCGCGGAGGCGCCGGCGGTCCTGGCCCTGCAATTCTGGAAGGACCTGCGGTTCAAGGACAATGTCCTCCAGCCCGACGTGCTCATCCAGGAACCCGAGTTGCTCCACCTTTTCGCCCTGGGCAAGGTGGCCATGATGTTCGGGGTGGCGAACCAATTGCCGCCCTTGATCAGTCGTTACAAGATCGACCCCAAGACCATCGGGATCGCCCCCTTGCCGGCGGGCCCCGCAGGGAAGGCCGCGCACCTGGGGGGGAACGTCTATGTCATCAATTCCACCGCCGACGAGGATCGGAAGAAGGCGGCTTGGAAATGGATCGAATTCGACCTTTCCCCCGTCAACCAACTATGGAAGTGGACCCGGATGCGGGAATTGGGGATGGTGATCTTCCCGGGGGCCTTCAGCCCTTCGGCCCAGGTCAATAATCTACCTGAATTCCAGATGGTGGCCGATTCCATGAACATGGCCAAGTTCGAGCCCCATGTGAACGGGTGGCCGCAGGTCCGGGACCTTTTGGACTCCGACCCCCTGCAGAACATCCTCTTGGACCCGGAGGCCGATCCACGGGCCCTTTTATTGAGCTTCGCCCGGCAAGCGGACCGGGATATTTTCGCCAAGGTGCCGGCCACTCCCTGA